From the genome of Pseudomonas yamanorum, one region includes:
- a CDS encoding histone-like nucleoid-structuring protein, MvaT/MvaU family, translated as MSKLAEFRQLEQQLAAQLAELESLKNDSGLKREIEFETKLRGLLAEYSFSLKNIISILDPQTSHGRTASGTAEKSTRKPRQVKVYKNPHSGEIVETKGGNHRTLKGWKAEYGSAEVESWLAQ; from the coding sequence ATGTCTAAACTTGCAGAGTTTCGCCAACTGGAACAGCAGCTTGCAGCTCAGCTTGCGGAGCTGGAATCATTAAAAAACGATTCGGGGCTAAAGCGAGAGATTGAATTTGAAACCAAGCTCCGTGGTCTCTTGGCGGAATATAGTTTCAGTTTGAAAAACATCATTAGCATTCTCGATCCGCAGACCTCTCATGGCCGCACCGCATCGGGAACAGCAGAAAAATCGACTCGCAAGCCACGGCAGGTCAAGGTCTACAAAAACCCGCATTCAGGAGAAATTGTCGAAACCAAAGGAGGCAATCATCGCACCCTTAAAGGCTGGAAAGCCGAGTATGGTTCTGCCGAAGTCGAAAGCTGGCTGGCCCAGTAA